In a single window of the Papaver somniferum cultivar HN1 chromosome 8, ASM357369v1, whole genome shotgun sequence genome:
- the LOC113306575 gene encoding LOB domain-containing protein 18-like, translated as MSANACSSSGGGGGASSGCGSGGNSSGGGPCGACKFLRRKCVNGCIFAPYFDSEQGAAHFAAVHKVFGASNVSKLLLHIPVHRRLDAVVTICYEAQARLRDPVYGCVAHIFALQQQVVNLQAELTYLQAHLATLELPSPSLPPSLLSPPPLSISDLPSAATMPATFDLSALFDPLVQPPWTMQQQQQQQQQQSRHSTDIVQQFGGGISRNLNDIPSAGGNGDLQSLAHELLHRNGSLGVSAPLAGPSAPPPK; from the exons atgaGTGCAAATGCATGcagtagtagtggtggtggtggaggtgctaGTAGTGGTTGTGGAAGTGGTGGAAATAGTAGTGGTGGTGGACCATGTGGTGCATGCAAGTTTTTAAGAAGAAAATGTGTAAACGGATGTATATTTGCACCTTACTTTGATTCAGAACAAGGTGCAGCACATTTTGCTGCTGTTCATAAAGTTTTTGGTGCTAGTAACGTTTCCAAACTACTACTACATATACCAGTTCATCGTCGTCTTGATGCCGTTGTTACTATTTGTTATGAAGCTCAAGCTCGTCTTCGTGATCCTGTTTATGGTTGTGTTGCTCATATCTTTGCTCTTCAACAACAG GTGGTGAATTTACAAGCAGAATTAACATACTTGCAAGCTCACCTTGCAACATTAGAGCTTCCATCTCCATCGCTGCCACCATCACTTCTCTCGCCGCCGCCACTTTCCATATCCGACTTGCCATCAGCAGCTACTATGCCAGCCACTTTCGACTTGTCTGCTCTTTTTGACCCTCTAGTGCAACCACCATGGACaatgcaacaacagcagcagcaacaacaacaacaatccagACATAGTACAGATATTGTTCAACAGTTTGGAGGTGGTATTAGCAGGAACCTAAACGATATTCCGTCAGCTGGTGGAAATGGTGATCTACAATCATTAGCGCATGAACTCCTCCATAGAAACGGTTCATTAGGGGTCTCAGCACCGTTGGCCGGTCCTTCTGCGCCACCACCTAAATGA
- the LOC113306561 gene encoding ATP-dependent Clp protease ATP-binding subunit CLPT1, chloroplastic-like, producing the protein MAARAISVFAISSTATAASPTGYTKQGQSFSPSFLSFPRNFKSDCSLLGQNLLIQSSNLSPVPPKKQTCSAVTVLYSLPTAKPEREAVENTPKWSARGIKSFAMGELEARKLKYPKTGTEALLMGILVEGTSNAAKFLRANGITLFKVRDETIELLGKSDMYYFSPEHPPLTEQAQRALDWAVDEKLKSGEPGEITTSHLLLGIWSEKEAAGHKIMATLGFDDEKAKELAKTANEDVTLSSS; encoded by the exons ATGGCTGCTAGAGCGATTTCTGTGTTCGCTATATCATCTACAGCTACTGCTGCTTCACCCACCGGTTACACTAAACAGGGTCAATCTTTTTCTCCCTCTTTTCTATCTTTTCCTCGGAATTTTAAATCCGATTGTTCTTTATTAGGGCAAAATCTTTTGATTCAGTCTTCAAATTTATCGCCTGTACCTCCTAAGAAGCAAACATGCTCAGCTGTTACTGTTCTGTATAGTCTCCCTACTGC CAAACCCGAGAGGGAGGCGGTGGAGAACACTCCAAA ATGGTCTGCGAGAGGAATTAAATCCTTCGCAATGGGGGAACTGGAAGCAAGGAAGCTTAAGTACCCGAAAACTGGGACTGAAGCTCTTCTCATGGGTATCTTGGTTGAAG GAACCAGTAATGCAGCAAAATTTTTACGTGCAAATGGTATTACTCTTTTCAAGGTGCGAGATGAAACTATTGAATTACTTGGAAAATCAGATATGTACTATTTCAGCCCTGAGCATCCACCTCTAACTGAACAAGCTCAAAGGGCTCTAGATTGGGCTGTTGATGAGAAACTGAAATCAG GTGAACCTGGAGAGATAACCACAAGTCATTTGCTTCTCGGCATATGGTCAGAGAAAGAAGCAGCAGGTCACAAGATAATGGCTACCCTTGGCTTTGATGATGAGAAAGCGAAAGAGCTTGCCAAGACT GCAAATGAGGATGTTACTCTTAGCAGTAGTTAA
- the LOC113306922 gene encoding pentatricopeptide repeat-containing protein At1g01970-like isoform X2 has translation MNSRAQVHACRFTRTSGIQRTAEEQMEKVIELALLEESFEANVRDYTKIIDGYAKKGRILDAETAFHAMKTRGFVCDQVTLTTLINMYSKNGNLQRAEETFEDMKLLGLPLDKRAYGSMIMAYVRAGIAGRGENLLIEMESQEIYAGSEVYKALLRAYSTVGDTKGAQRVFDSIQFAGIAPDERLCALLMNAYAISGDCTGVRTVFENMRSAGLKPSDKCIALILSSYKKENKLNMALDLLIGLEKEGIMVGQEASDVLAKWFRKLGVVGEVELVLREYTEQEDKQKTPAF, from the exons ATGAATAGCCGTGCCCAAGTACATGCTTGTAGATTCACGAGGACTTCTGGCATACAGCGCACTGCTGAAGAACAGATGGAGAAG GTGATCGAATTGGCACTTCTAGAAGAATCTTTTGAGGCCAATGTTCGAGATTACACCAAGATAATTGATGGTTATGCCAAGAAAGGTCGAATACTAGATGCTGAAACTGCTTTCCATGCTATGAAAACAAGGGGATTTGTCTGCGATCAAGTAACCCTAACAACTCTGATTAATATGTACAGCAAAAACGGCAACCTACAACGGGCTGAAGAAACATTTGAGGATATGAAGTTGTTGGGCTTGCCATTGGATAAACGAGCTTATGGATCTATGATAATGGCATATGTTAGAGCTGGAATTGCTGGCCGTGGAGAGAATTTACTGATTGAAATGGAATCTCAAGAGATATATGCGGGAAGTGAGGTTTATAAAGCGTTATTAAGAGCTTACTCTACCGTGGGTGATACTAAAGGAGCTCAAAGAGTGTTCGATTCAATCCAGTTTGCCGGAATTGCTCCTGATGAGCGGTTATGTGCCCTCCTCATGAATGCATACGCGATATCGGGTGATTGCACTGGGGTTCGCACCGTCTTCGAAAATATGAGAAGTGCTGGACTCAAGCCTAGTGATAAATGTATAGCTTTAATATTGTCGTCTTATAAAAAGGAAAACAAGCTTAATATGGCATTGGATCTCTTGATCGGCTTAGAGAAAGAAGGTATTATGGTTGGTCAAGAAGCTTCAGATGTTCTAGCCAAGTGGTTTCGTAAGTTAGGCGTGGTAGGTGAGGTGGAGCTTGTTTTGAGGGAATACACTGAACAAGAAGATAAACAGAAAACGCCTGCTTTTTAG